The Thermomicrobiales bacterium DNA window GCTGGCCGGTGCCGAAGGCATTCTTCGCCATGGGTCCCTGCGAAGGTCGTTTCTGCTGGGACGTGCCGGACATCGCCAGCTTGCCGGTCGGGCTCAAGGCAGTCGTCATGGCGTTCGACATCGACGACGTGCCGGGAGTCGAGTGGCCACAGCGGTTGTTCGAACCGCTGAAATCCCTACCCGAACAGGATCGCAACTACATCGAGATCCGTTCCGACGATCACGGTTGGCCCGCCCTCCTGGCCACGCACTACACCCCACGGGATTCATCAGTGGATATCGACCTCCTGTCCGGCTACTACCAGACGATCTCGCAGCCGGATGCCCTTGCCACCTGGGGCGTGTGGAAGGTCTCCAGCGGACTATTCGACTGCGCGTTCGAAGGCAAGAACTGCGAATACGCCCTCGGCAACTCCGACGAGCTTCTGAACATGGGCGAATGGAGCGACGGAGTTCCGGTTCGTCCCCTGAGTGCCACGTCCGATCCGTCAGCGGACTGGTCACTCCCTGCGGCACCGGTCGATCCGGAGGCCGAGGCGTTTCTCACCGCCCAGACCGATGGTGAGATCTCCGGCGCAGGTTTCCCTCAACACATCGCATTTGGGTCAGATGGCAAGCTCTACGTTATCAACGGCTCGCGCAATCAGATCGATATCCTCGACAGCGCGGGAGAGCATCTCGATTCGCTTGGGCAGGCAGGCGAAGGACCGGGCGAGTTCCGGTTCCAGCCACCTGATATCCCGTACTTCGGTTTTGGTGATCTCGCGTTTGCCTCAGATGGCCGACTCTTCGTAACGGATACATACAACAACCGGGTGCAAATCTTCGATAGCGAACTGAACTTCCTGGCCGAAATTGGGGCCGATCCAAACGAACGCGGCATGCTCCTTGCCCCCACCGGAATCGCGCTCGACGAAGCAAACAATCGCTTCTTTGTCGCCAGCAACGCTGGTGGAGCGGTCAACGTGTACGACATGAACGGAGAGTTCATCGAACGCTGGGGAGCCGATGGCCCGGGAGGCGTCTTCTTCAACCAGCCAACCGATGTCGAGGTCGCGCCCGACGGTAGTGTCTACGTCGTCGAGTTCGGCCGCTCGCGCATTCATCATCTGACAGCAGACGGAATGCCTCGAGCAATCATCGGCGGGAACGGGCTCGAACCGGGGTACCTCGCCGAACCACGAGGGATCGCGCTCGATGCCGAAGGCAATCTCTACGTCGCCGAGTACAACACGCTCGGCTACGGCGGTACTCGGGTACAAGTCTTCTCACCCGAAGGTGAGGTGATCGGTCTCATTGCCGGGCCAACCACAACCGCGGAATTCCTCGCGCCATCTGCAGTTTCCATCGCTCCCGATGGAACCGTCTATATCTCGGACGAACAAGACCGCACCATCTACCGGTTTCAGGCGGGAGTCTCCAATTGACGCACTGATGCCGCTGGACTGAGTGCACAGCGTGGGACGTGCCGTGAAGTCCTCGGGACTCGAGCAACGGCATCTCCAGCCTGTCAAAGCGTCGAACTCGCGGAGGAAGCGCGCCTGGGCATCCAGGCGCGCTTCCTCGCGATGTTGATGTAGCCCGCGGACGTGCGTCCGTCTATGCATCCGTTTCCGAAGACGCCGCAGGCGGAGCCGTGACGCCGCCCTGCGCCTCCGGATCACCGACGACGATATCGAGCACCATCAGCTCGACTGGTCGATCGGATTCGTTCGAGATCGTGACAACCGCTCCGTCACTGGAACGGATCGTATCCTGCGTCGCCACCGTGCTTGCGGCCCATTCTGCCGTGACAGGGTCGCCCTGCCCGTCGTTCTCGCGTGTGACGACCAGCGCGCCGGACAAGATTTTTGCCCACTGACGCGCTCCCATTGCCTCCTGCTCGACGGAGGGAATCGGGAATCCGCCGATTTCGCCGCTCATTTCGCTTCCAGCGGGCACCGTCACCGTCCGCAGAACGAGCCGCACCGGTTGCGTTGGGTCGATGGGACCGGCCGGATCCTCGAGATAGGACCAGTCGATCTGCTGGCCGCTCGGTGGTGCTGTGCTGCACTCTGGGGCGTTCTCGCGCAGTCCAACCCATAGATAGCGAACCTCGCCGGCACCGTCGTTGCGCAGATTCGCCACCCCATCCTTTGTCGGATTCTCGACGAACCAGGTATCGCCGGCCCGAACATCGACTGGCTCACCGGCGGGAATGGTTTCCCATTCTGCCGCTCCACTCCGCAGTACGAAGCTGGTGGCGAGCGCATCCACGCTCAGCGTTCCGTCGAGGACATACAACGGATGAACTCCAACCGAGTCGCAGGCGAGCCCGAATTCGGCTGTCATCCCAGGCGCGATGCTGTGTTCCCCGAAAATGACTCGCGCGCCTTCGTCTCCTCGCATCCGGCCCGGTGGAAACGAGATATCCAGGAGCGTGACCGACTCGATCTGTCCCTCGTCCTGCACCACGGCTGCCGGAATCACCGGGGGTTCTGGCGATCGCTCCGGCATGAGCGTTAGCGCTCCAACCGCCAACAACACGGCCAGCACTGCCAACCCGGCCGCCAAGCGTATCCATCGTGGGCCGGTCCCGGCATGCTGCTCCCCAAACCACGATGGTTGCCGGACGATCGGTGATCGTTGAGCAGAAATCGCCGCCGTACCATGTCCGTTCGAGCTCAGTCCAAATCTCTGTTGCGCGTGCATGTTTGTCAGATCCTTCAGCAAAATGGCGGAAAAGACTGGATCGATCGAAGGCGCATCGTCATGCGCCAACACCGCCGCAATCGTTTCCGCATCGGCTGGACGCTCTGTCGCTCCAAAGCGCCGGGATCCATCGGCTGCCTGGAGTTGGTCCCAAAGTTGATCGAGAGCCGCTGCCCTCTTGTCGCTCTTCCAGCGGCTAAACATCGTTTCGTCCTCGTTGCGCGGCCTCAGGGCCAAGCAAATCTCGCAACCGGCCAATCGCGCGGTATTGGGCTTGCGCGACGGCATTTCGCTGACAGCCGAGCACGTCGCTGATTTCGGCCGAGCTCAACCCGGCCAAGCGCAGCTCGATCACCTCCCGCTCGCGCGGGGAGAGCTGTTCGAGCGCGCGCCGCAGGTTTCCCGCCTCGTCTCGCGCAAGCGCAATCTCTTCCGGTGTTTCGGCGGGGTCGACTGGGTCAGGGAATTCCTGGGCGCCTACGTATCTGCCCTGGCTCCGGAAATGGTCTGCCGAGACGTGATGGGCGATGGTGAAGAGCCACGCCGCGAACGTCCCGCGGTTGGGATCGAATCGGTCGAGACCGGTGAGGGTCTTGGTGAAAACGAGACTGGTCGCATCTTCCGCAGCTTCGCGATTGCCGAGGCGTCGGTAGCAATGACGGAACACCTGGTTCGCGTAGCGGAGATAGAGCGTGGCGAACGCGTTCGGGTCGTGCGTCGCCTCCTGCGCGAGGATGGCATCGCTCTTTGTTTCCAACTGGTTGCTGCTCTTCGCCGAGTATCGGCGAAGTTGTGCCACCGCCATCGGGTGCTCCCTGCCAACGTCGTTGCCTGTCTATCAGGTACTACGGAGCAGTCACGTTTTCTTTACGTCTCGTCACGTCCTCGTCCAGCGCATAGCGTCCGGTTCCCCCGGAAGCCCCCTGCGGGTTCGCAGCCATGGCGAGCGTAACGACGGGCGACGTGCGCGAACTCGACCATCGGCAGGGCGCTAGTGACTGGTGGTCGCCGCCTTGTTCAACCCCTCCCCCAGCCGCTTGAGCGCCGGCGAGAAATCGAGCTTGTCCAGCCGCACATCGAGCAATGCGAACTGGCCGGTTCGCTCCCGCGCGGCCTCCAGCGCATCGTCCAGTTCGCCGCGTGTGCGCACCAGGAACGATCTGCCCGATTGCATGACCTCGGGAAGCGCGCTGAAGTTCCACTGCTGAATGTCGTTGAATCCACCGTCGATGATCAGCCGCTCGGTGGTATAGCCATTGTTGTTCAGCACGATCACGATCGGGTCGAGCCCGAACTTCGCGCAGGTGGAGAGCTCCATACCCGTCATCTGGAACGCGCCATCTCCCACGAGCACCAACGGCCGGTCCTCGGGACGCGCGCACTGCGCTCCAATTGCCGCCGGAACCGCAAAACCGAGCGAGGCATAGAACGCCGGCGCCAGAAAAGCGCGCGCCTCCTGCACCGGCAGGTCGATGGACGCGAAGAGCGCATCGCCCGGGTCGGCAATGACGATCGTGTCTTCGGTCAGATACGACGCAAGCCGTCCGAAGAGATGCGCGACGGTGACGGGCTCGTCCCGCTCGCTCACCGGCACGTCGACTATCTGTGGAATCGGCGCGTGCGGATGATCCCGGTCGAAGCGTGGCGTGATGCGGCCACTGCCGAGTCCCCGCACGAAGTCGTCCAATCGCACGTTCTCGTAGGTGTGCAGACCAACCGACAACCGATCGCGCGTGATGTGAATGCATTTGGCCGGATCGAGTTTCGCGGTGGCAATACCCAGGTTGATGTCGGTCAGCAATGTGCCCAGCATGATCAGGCAGTCGCTCTCCTCGACGTAGCGGCGCACATCGTCTCGCCCGAGCGCTCCCGCGTAGACACCAAGGAAGGCTGGAGCGCGTTCCTCGATGGCGCCCTTGTCCAGCAAGGTGACCGCGGCTGGAATGCCACTCGATTCGATGAGCGCCAACGCCTCGCCCTCCAATCCGAAACGATAGAGCTCCACGCCGAAGAAAATGACCGGCTGATTGGCGCGATTGATCCAGGACGCTGCCTCGTCGAGTGCCGCGGCCAGTGTGCGCGGATCGCTCAACTGCCGGTCGTCGACCGTCCGTGCATCGATCTCGATCTCTGCATCGACCATGTCACGCGGCAGCTCGATATAGACGGGACGGCTGTAGCGCTTGCACAGGCGAAGCACGCGGTCGATCTCGCGGCACGCGTCGTCCGGATCGTCCAAGACCGTCCACCCCACCGTGAGCTGCTGGAAGACCCGGAGCTGGGTGTCGTAGGAGCGGACCTTGTGGTGGATCAACGGATTGCGGCGCCGCTCGGCCATGCTCGGAGCGCCGCTGATCACCACCACCGGCACTCGTTCGGCATAGGCTTGGCCTGTGGTATTTGCAAGCTTGAGACCGCCCACCCCATATGTCACACACGCCACGCCGATGCCCCGCAGCCGCGCGTACGCGTCCGCCGCGAACCCGGCTCCCTGCTCGTCGCAGGTATTGATCAGCTCGATTGGGCTGGACTCGATCTCGGTCATGAATCCGAGCACGAAATCGCCCGGCACGCCGAAGATGTGCCCAATTCCGAGCTCATGCAGCCGTTTCAGTAGGTAGGCGCCAATGGTGATGCGATTGTTTCCGGCCAAGTCGATCCTCCGGTGGTCAGCGTGCGTCTCAGCCTAGCAGAAGAATTGCGACACATTCTGTCAGGAAATCGACGTAAGTTGGAGATCGCGAAACCACCAGCGATCACCGGAGACTGCAGCGGTATGGACACCACAATCGACCAGGAAAATGACGGACGCCACGACTTCGATTGCTATCTGGGGACGTGGAATGTCTTCAACCGGCGACTCGCGCGAAGGCTTGTGGGTTCCCGGAAATGGGAGGAATTCAACGCAACTTCGGATGTTCGAGCGGTGCTTGGTGGAATCGGAAATGTCGAAGAATATCGATCGGTGTTTCCTGACGGCCAGCCGCTTGTCGGCATGACCGTGCGAGTGTTCGATCCTTCGACCCGACTTTGGAGTCTCTATTGGGCCGATTCTCGTCACGGCCAGCTCGCTCCGCCGGTAGTTGGCCGTTTTCAGAATGGGATCGGCGAGTTTCTTGGAGACGACCTGCAAGATGACGTACCCGTGAAAGTGCTCTTCCGCTGGAGCGAAATGTCTCCCATCTTTGCCCGCTGGGAGCAGGCGATGTCTGCCGATGGAGGTGAAACGTGGGAGTGGAACTGGGAGATGATCTTCACGCGCGACTCCTCCTCCGCTCGATAGCCTGGTCCTGGCATCCCCATGTCCAGTCTGTACGTCGTCGTTTCACGCGCAGGGAGCAAGCGCGACCTTTCGATCGGCGCCCGCGAGCAAGCGTTCTGGAATGAGCACGCCGCGTTCATCGATGACCTCGTCG harbors:
- a CDS encoding NHL repeat-containing protein, translated to WPVPKAFFAMGPCEGRFCWDVPDIASLPVGLKAVVMAFDIDDVPGVEWPQRLFEPLKSLPEQDRNYIEIRSDDHGWPALLATHYTPRDSSVDIDLLSGYYQTISQPDALATWGVWKVSSGLFDCAFEGKNCEYALGNSDELLNMGEWSDGVPVRPLSATSDPSADWSLPAAPVDPEAEAFLTAQTDGEISGAGFPQHIAFGSDGKLYVINGSRNQIDILDSAGEHLDSLGQAGEGPGEFRFQPPDIPYFGFGDLAFASDGRLFVTDTYNNRVQIFDSELNFLAEIGADPNERGMLLAPTGIALDEANNRFFVASNAGGAVNVYDMNGEFIERWGADGPGGVFFNQPTDVEVAPDGSVYVVEFGRSRIHHLTADGMPRAIIGGNGLEPGYLAEPRGIALDAEGNLYVAEYNTLGYGGTRVQVFSPEGEVIGLIAGPTTTAEFLAPSAVSIAPDGTVYISDEQDRTIYRFQAGVSN
- a CDS encoding sigma-70 family RNA polymerase sigma factor, with the translated sequence MAVAQLRRYSAKSSNQLETKSDAILAQEATHDPNAFATLYLRYANQVFRHCYRRLGNREAAEDATSLVFTKTLTGLDRFDPNRGTFAAWLFTIAHHVSADHFRSQGRYVGAQEFPDPVDPAETPEEIALARDEAGNLRRALEQLSPREREVIELRLAGLSSAEISDVLGCQRNAVAQAQYRAIGRLRDLLGPEAAQRGRNDV
- a CDS encoding thiamine pyrophosphate-binding protein — its product is MAGNNRITIGAYLLKRLHELGIGHIFGVPGDFVLGFMTEIESSPIELINTCDEQGAGFAADAYARLRGIGVACVTYGVGGLKLANTTGQAYAERVPVVVISGAPSMAERRRNPLIHHKVRSYDTQLRVFQQLTVGWTVLDDPDDACREIDRVLRLCKRYSRPVYIELPRDMVDAEIEIDARTVDDRQLSDPRTLAAALDEAASWINRANQPVIFFGVELYRFGLEGEALALIESSGIPAAVTLLDKGAIEERAPAFLGVYAGALGRDDVRRYVEESDCLIMLGTLLTDINLGIATAKLDPAKCIHITRDRLSVGLHTYENVRLDDFVRGLGSGRITPRFDRDHPHAPIPQIVDVPVSERDEPVTVAHLFGRLASYLTEDTIVIADPGDALFASIDLPVQEARAFLAPAFYASLGFAVPAAIGAQCARPEDRPLVLVGDGAFQMTGMELSTCAKFGLDPIVIVLNNNGYTTERLIIDGGFNDIQQWNFSALPEVMQSGRSFLVRTRGELDDALEAARERTGQFALLDVRLDKLDFSPALKRLGEGLNKAATTSH